TGTAAGTTCAACATAACGTTGTCTGTTAATAGAGTAATAACTAGGAGTTCAGAAATAGACAACTATTAAGACTTATGTTCTGATCGGGTTTGTGCATTCgttatacaaatcaaagccttctagtgaAAATCTTTCAGGAAACAGAAGAAAgagtgacgtatgagttttatctccaaacatccataaaactcttgtgttatttcatttatgcatattcaaGTCTTGTATACGCCGCTTCAAATCTAGTAAGCAATTCCGCACTTGAGtctgttcaagagcttgcgacaatttgtaaagaatagaaacatattttaatctctaacaggattacaATCAAATTGAAAGTGATAATTTACACAACAATATTCAATCCCCCCTTCTATTGTTTTTATCGATCCTAAtagtagacgatgaaagttcgtcttgggtctaatcggtatttttgtttcaattgattgttggacttgaaaaataagacacttagtttgtgacaaacaaaagttaagattattttgacataatataGAGTTATTCATTCTAGTTTCCACATATGTCAATGAGTATAAACAAAGATTaagaagagttgttgaatgtctctcATCATTGAAACAACTTATTTACCTAAATTTACttggtgttataaactctatgatttttTCCTATAAGGGCTTTTGAGCAGAATTAaaggtataatgatttatctcgtgaatgaCTCGAGCaatgaagattgatgtgtgcCTCATAACCTTTTGATGGCGTGATATACGTGATGATGGAGATTATTCTTTTTCTAAGGGATCTTGAGTGGAAGTGGAGGTACGGAAAATTGTCTCATCAATGGCTCAAGCAAACGTGAAGATTGAAGTGTTGAACACACTTATTTCTTGATGGCTTGACTTTTTTCAATATGGAGATTAATAGGTACGGCTCGTGTATTTCTTACgggacgtgaaattcgtcaagttggagattgttgaatttgtaatttatttatcacATCTCAATAAGTGTGTTATTCGCCcatggtggagattgttgggttttgggccCAATATGGCTTTATTCCTTTATTGAGCTTAAGAGTAGTAATTTAGTCTTTTGTCatttgatgtactcctataaatagagacattatAACCTGGAGTTACTTGCACCATTATTCCATGAAAACCGAATAGAATGGAAAATTCctcgaggatgtaggcattgttggccgaaccttGATATATCTTGTGTTTtgttattattctttaccatttatatttatatcttctttttatcatgtgtttaaattaattttttctcaacAGTGACTTCCACCATTTTTATTTCCATTCACTTTTAATAAAAGCATCCATGTCTTAGTTTAATGTCAACTATTTAACTTGttcattttttcatttgtaaaatttattttagttaaattaagGTAGAAAATATGTGGGTGCACCACCCATCCAATGTCCAAATGTGTTGCTAACATTTAATGGAGTTGTCATCATAGAGatggttttaaatttaatgttaatacaTAATTTGGTATTCAATCTAATATATATtgtgtatattttattatttagaaggTTATTTTCACAATATTTTTACTCGTCTCTTTTAAAATTATGGTTAACTAATTTTATTGTATAGTTGAAGTGAcaaataatttgaaatgttatttatgggttaattattttgacatttCATTACTTTCTTGAAGATTATACCGTGTAACTCCTCATGATCCACTCTTAAGAACAATTCTGACATTTCAAATCATATTACTTTGTAATTAACCCAAAAATCAAATTCTTCAACAAGTATTTAATAtgagatattattttaataagtactcaatattattatttagataatatGATAGATATGatacaaaaacaaattgatatatgtatgttgtCTTTCTTCGTCTATCGTTTAAATTatgtttctttttaaaaaaagtttttcgTTTTCTCGTGAAAAGGATCtttgaaatatttgtttatccATTTGAATGACCCCTCTTTTAAGGCGGTCTATGTGATCCGAAATTGACCGGTCTCATCTTTTACCTATTCGTTCGAGTGTTCCACCCGAGGTGGGGACGCAGTGAAGGATTTAAATGGTAGACTCGACTTGTACACTGTTTATTAGAAAAGACTTTTTACTTGAGAATTTATGTTATAGAACTCATTGTCTTAACTTGCTTTCGaatctcttaaaaaatatagatatgAAGACTATAAATGTAGGATGTTATCATATCTTAGAGATGAGGGACCAAAGTGGAGTTTTATAGCATAAACTTTTTGGTTGGTTCGTACATGTTTTGATTAGTACGTGTAGAAATGTAGTAATCTAATTGAATTTAAGAGACACCAATTTGTTTACTTCACTAAAAactaaaggaaaaaaattaaagtattctCGTAGTAAGGGTCTAGTTCTTGGTTACGTATTAAGAAAGAGTCGTAGTGATATGTCCTTTACGCCTATCCAAAAGGACGGTCGCTATTCGAATGTAGATGGCCGTTTCATTTTGTGAAGGTTTGTTACACATACATTCCGAGTTCAAAATTCATTTACTTGTGAATATCCTAACTTCGTGTCTAAACTAAGGGATTAACCACATTTCTAACTCAAAGATAACTCTAAGCTTCCATCAGGTTTAGACAGTTTAATATCAAGCCATTGAGTTTTCTTGCTTCATTATACATATCTTttgtctatttaaatatttaacatattcATTGTTTAGAGATGACTCCAAATGTCCGTTAGATTTTGGACAAAATATGATATGTCGAATTCTTGAATACATCATGGGCTGATGTGAACATCAATGTGAATTCGTTGATTTGCATGATGTTTGTTTGTTGATTCAAACTGTGAATCCTTTGGAAAAAATGAGTTCACGAGTATATAAAAATGAGGATTGGAGTCAATTGGAGCCCCGCTTATAACACAACaaaaatcaagattttttttaaaaaaattgaatttttccaaaaataaatgtttttttttagttCTTATCATCTGAATTAAATTTGTAGGAGTGCGCTGAGTTTGGACTTTTTGGAATTGTGAAACTATAGCCATGGCATTGTGAAAATGAGTGTTTTTCCAAACGTGCTATGAAATATTTGCAAAATTTTGTGGAggtctaaaataattttatgaatccACTATagaaatttcataattttccgAGATGTAGAACTCAAAATATGAGCACTCAAAGTTTACCAAACGGGTCttaaaaattttggaaaaatattttgttagtaaaagaatatttttgacaatccttgaatttttagtatttttctaaaatgatttagaGGCTCCAATATAAGAATCAAGGTTGTTTTGTGTAAAAAGGAACGATAGAAGGGGTTAGTAATTTCCAAAAGGTTGAAATTTGAACTTTCTACCAAAAATTGAACTTGAATAAAGTTTGAGGGTCAAACTAGACGTGAACAAGTAGTTcaatagtcaaaatattttggaattATTAAAAGCAATTCGAAATTGGAAGTTTGGGGTCAAAGTTGGACGTTGAAAGAGTACAGGAATCTAATTTTACAAATGGAAAATGTTGAGGGGTCGAAGTATTATGAATTATTACATTAATTCAACATAATATAttcaagtttattttaaaaggttCAAAGAGATTAGGGTCAATTTCAATACACCTCAAGACTTCAGGAACTCAAACAACAAATTTTAGAAAGTTGCAAGGGTTGTTTGTCGTCTTATGTCCGTTGTTTTCCTCCTTTCCTCGGTTTCTAAGTTAGTAGTTATTCTTGATGTCGTGATAGACTAGACCTTCCACAAACCTAGAAtaagatttgaattttaaaagaacTCCTCTCAGACGTTTCCTCCGGTGATGAATGTTGAAGTAATCGGAAATGCCGATAGAGATATAGAATCGAGGCTAGTCTTGACCTAGCCTCCTCCTAGAGTAGACACTTAACTTCTAACATAATATCTATAAGTTAATGTTCACCAATCAATTTAGCAAGCAATAAAGTATTCCAAATTGATAGCCCTTCAATTAATGAATGTAACATCGATATCATATTGTTACAAAGGAGTTGAGACTTACCTGAAAGAAAAGGTGAAGAAGAATAATCATGTATCGAAACTAAAGTCATAGGAGAAGACATGTTCTCGCCGAAAATTACTTGGACtattcttctttttgtttttggGATCTCAAATGTGGCTCTCTTAATAAATTTTCACTTGTATTTCACAAAATGGCCAGCCGTGTCCAAAAGTTCCTTCAATTGTGAAGAGATTCTCCTTATATACCCAAGCAAGGGGTAACTttggaatattttaattatggaAACCGGTAACATATTCAAGAAGTTGAACCGACCTTCCTTAGTCCTCAAATGAGATTTGGACGAATTGTACTTGTAGGTAACTAGTATACTTGACTTCTCCAACTTGAATCAATTCAAATGGTGAAGTATAGACTaagttaaacattttttaagttaatcCCTTTTCCAAGTTCCCTGTTTCAGCCTTTTTGTTTCAACTGAGACTTCTTAGGACAATATCTTTTGACTCAGATCCCCATTAAGGTTGAGCTCGAAATCATGAAAATGTATTTGAGTTAGCTATAACTTTCGTCTTATCCATGATGTCTAAAATAAGCCGGGAGTCTATTCTATGCTCGATGTATTGTCGTTGGCCCATAAATGAATAGTCTAGATTATATGCTACGTAGCATGTGTTATAGATCGAGAACTGATTGTTATTTATTGTCAATAGAAATTTAAATCAAAGATCTTTTTAATGGTAGCTCATTTGTACTAAATGGTTGAGTAGATATAAAAAGGAACGATACAAGGCTTAGAAATTTCCAAAATGTTGAAATTTGAACTTTATAGCTAAAAGTGAACGAAAACAAAGTTTGAGGGTTGAATTGGATGTGAACAAGTAGTCCAAGGGTCAAAATATTtcgaaataattaaaagtaattcGAAATTGGAAGTTTGGAGTTGAAATTGGACATTAAAAGAGTTCAAAAATTGATTTGCACCAATGAAAAATGTTGAAGGGCcgaattattataaattattaaattaatttagcaTAATAAGTTCATGCGTATTTTAAAAGGTTCAAAGAGTTGAGGGTCAATTTGAACACATCTCAAGACTTCAGgaattcataaacaacaaatTTTGGAAAGCTGCAAGGGTTGTTCATCGTCTTCTGTCCGTCGTCTTCCTCCTTTCGACGGTTTCAGAGATAATAGTTGCACAACGGGAGTCGATTGGACATCCTCTGCTCGAAGTCACTCTGGAATCACCTGGCCTTTTTTTCGACGTCTATTGCTTGTCTTGTTGTAGGAGAAATCTCAAAAGAAAAGTAGAGACTTCCTACTTTATTGCAGTAGATGTATGAGGATCCTTGGCCAGAAGGGACTTGGAGATGATGTCGTTAAGTAGCGCGAACTCAACTTTTAGGCAGGAGCTCTTCCCGTGAGATTCAACAGGAAGGAGATGCCCATCGAAAGAGTTGTCTGAGAAGACGAGTTTCATCTTATACAGAATTTCATCGGAGGAGGAAGGGAACTCAGATATCCCTTCCGATGGAAGCTTGAAGAAAAAAGAGTGAATGTTTCATCACTGAGATAGATACTTTTACGGTTTTACCGTCAATAGATGCACGGATTAACttattgttaaataatcctGCAGTCTCGAAAAATTCACGAACCACCTGTTAATGAAAGATGCAATGAATGTCCAGAAACTTCTTCACCCCAGAATTTTCAAGAGATTTAAACATAGTGACCATTTCTGGAATCACTAGTGAAGAGACCGATGCTTCCGATATGGTGTTTGAGAACTTGGGATTCAGACTAATTAGAGACACAAGAATTTTTCTTATAGAGAGAATGCGAAGATTCACAAGAGATATTAAATTTCCTCGAATATGATCGTTACTTTTATAGATAGAAACTGACGCACGACTATTAAAGATCATTGAGTAGATAAACCGTCAAATATGTGAAAACATGTTCCCAAGAGactcatcatttaaaaattcaGCATTTAAACATGATCATAAAAgtttatcattaataataagGCGTGAAGTAGAGGGTCGTCATAaattttagtcatatttttaaaattgagagATACATGTCTTAAATGTCTTAAAGTTATTAGAAAAACGAATATCTTCGTCTAACAAAACTCGTAAAGAAACCCTAGGTAGAATTTTCGGATCCTTGATTTTCAATCAAGGAGAGTGAAGAATAATAGGACAACTATGAGAAACTAAtgtttctaattaaaataaacttaatatttattaaatttaaaataatataaatttaaaattcttaattttcttttctttgaataatataattaaatttaaaataaaatatttaaaaattatcaattattcttttctctttatttatatatatatatatatatatatatatatatatatatatatatatatatatatatatatatatatatatataatttaaaatttgaacatcACGGTGGTAGGAAATAATGCTATTTTGAACATTTACagcatatattatttaaatattatatataatttaaaattattattatattaaaataatttattatattaaaaactaatataataattgttgtCAATCTCAAGTcactaaaaaaaactaattttaaactgAATGGTAATTCATATGAAAAGTTCCCTAGTCGAAATTTGTGGGACAACTTAAATGGATTTgctataataattaattgtcattaataaggtactaaaaatttaatttttaaccacATTGTACCTTATGAGAAAGACTAAAACATATTGTATTAATATGAACTTATCccatttataaattattcaaataaatctatATTGAATAATTGTACAACTCTTTTTcttgtaataatttaaaatgaacaaattaattCAGCCCATATGAAAATAGAATTTAgcacattttattaaaatgtccgTTACCTATTTATTAAAACATCATTAGGAAATGATATTACAACactttaagaaataattttgaataaaatcaGTTACATGTACCCATTCATAAAAAAAGCTAGCCTTTATTGTAGTTGAGAAGATGTGTGTCTTCACTAtcatattataacttattacttattaaattttgttcactaattattaatgttttgggCATGCCACTTTAATATTGTTTGGTACCAGCTCCACTGATAGCAGAGTCCAACCAAACGCAGTATGCTTGCAAATACAACCTCTACAAATGCCATTATAGAGGATCTTTGAGGAGACCATCCAACACAACCTACACCCAACATCCATCCCTCGAAGTTACAAAAAACGTTGAATTTTGCAGATTTTATACCATCCAACGAAATCTTGGCAACTTCAACGGATTCCATTGCACTCGAGGAAGCCGCAATCATACTAGTCAGAACTGGCCTCGTTTTATTCTCTGCATATCATTAATTCAAATGACACAACTCAAAAGAAACCAAATAGCAATCTTGGATTATATTTGATTTCGTAATTACTTACCTTCTACTAAACCAGGTGTATCCGTGTCTGGAGGATATATGAGCGTTATATGAATGTTATAAGCAATAAGTTCTTGTTGCAATGCTTCTGCCATGCCTCTTAAACCAAATTTACTTGCAGAATAAGCACTGTAACCATATATGCCTACCTgttgtatgtttcaaatttagtTGACTTCACAAACAGAAATATGAGCATTAAAGATGTATTCAAATAACATCTCTATTGATTAATCAATGACAGCAATATTGAGGCCTTATTCAGTTTTTCTTTATTCAAACttgtatataattaaacattatttcatcatctatcttattaatcacaattcttatttaaaaaatttccgTACGATGCACacgggttgtacttgttttgtttggttgtaagttcgaaacctataaataacatttttaaatttatttttaaccgttttaagtttatgggcgggtcaactcacaatccgactcaagtatccatttactctcacataaatatccaaattaaccacaactctcgacccggcaatccgaacactttaaaaattaagcatcattatatatatagatccttatttaattttgaaatatatttttagttatttaaaaaaatatattttatcattttatattaccttcaaattttttctaaaaaacaaaattactcattttctcaaaatcacaagaatcaagattatttaaataatctaaaatttattgaaataaatccAAATAGAACACGCCCTATATTGTCTTTGATTGTTGTTTGTATTAATAGAATTAGTTCGACAGTTTCTAATCGAAATTGAATCCTTAAAAAGAGAGTTTGAGGACGAATAAGAAGTGAAGAAGAAATCAACAAAAGATAGAAATTAATCAAGCAAAGCTATACAACCTGACCAACTTGTGATGACATAATTGCAATCGAGGTTGGTCTTTTATCCTTTCGAGCTTTCATTCCAGGTAAAACCGTCTTGATAAGATGAAACGTACCGATTAGATTAACATCGATAATGAACTTAACCTCTTCTAAATCCTGATTCAGCAGTTCTCGTGCCACAAAAGATCCTTGGTTGCAAACTAGCACGTCAATAGGTCCAGCCTCGTCTATGGCTTTCATCACAGCCTCCAAATCGCGAACGTCGGCACTGAAGATGGAGACGTCGATACCAGTGGCTAGACGGATTGAATCCTTGGCGTCTTCGAGTTTTTTCTGGTTGCGAGCAAGAATGGAGACTCGCGCCCCTTCTATGGCAGCCCGTTTGGCCAGCTCAAGGCCAATGCCACTAGATCCTCCGGTGATGAATACATGACGACCCTTGATTGGGACCTTCAAAGAGTGGGGACGAACAATTAGAGATAGGAAGAAGATGAGGGAAAGGGGGAGAAGGAGGATGAGAGAAAAGGACAATAACATTAATGCGTCTTCCATTGATGAATGCTAAGATTGGCAAGGGCAAGTAAATTTATAATGTGAAGTACTTTCAAAACATCTATTTTAGCCAtgacaaataataaatactGAAAAGTAGTTCATAAATAGGTCTAGTTATTTtgagaataattttaaataaactactATTAAATCTATAGAGAAATGATAGAGGGAGCTACTGAAGGCAATGACTCTTCCAGCTAGGAGTGTTCAATATTTGTTCTGAATCGAATATtcaaccgaattcgaatttaatttTCGATTTTCAAATcgaatttcaaatcaatttgaattcaaatacagtttacgaattggttttcgagtttgagttttaactcgaaaaccaaatcgaaaaccgaatttattttttattatttattttttcaaacttagtttaagaaaaaattcaaaataatcaattttctCCATCGCAAGCACGCCTAAAGATAATCTCTGAAGAAGACCACGAAAGATATCTAATGGAAGGAGTCTATCAAAATTGGAGACTCCTTAGAATGTAACAAACGAAGGGAGCCTGTAGCGCGTTTATTCTCATTTTTGTCCTagttttttctctctatatcAAAAATAACACGACTGGAGCATGGAGACGATCTTCGAAAAAAACAAACGAAAGACTTCTAATGGAAGGACTCTCCTAAATTAGGAGACTTTTTGAAAGATAACAAACAAAGGGAGCCTGGAAAATGTTGAATCTAGGAAAATGCAGCAGTCATTGAAACTAGAAAAATGCTAAATTGAAGAAGACCCTTCCTTTATCCTTCAACGACACCGAGTTCTCTAAAGTTTATCAGGATCTTTTAAAGAATAGGTTAAAAGGTATGTCATTTCTGCATTTGAACTTATGTTTTGTATTCTGcattttaaaatttgagattCTTCGTTGTCATGTTTTATTAGCTAAGTTGTCATATTTTTTGAACTATATTGTAAGGTTGTATGTTAGCTacatttaaatgatttatattatgcATTTTAACTTAACATGTTAAttctgaattttaaaatttgagattATTCGTTGTAATGTGTTTTTACCTGCGTTGTCATATTTTatgcatttaaatattttatattatgtattttagcTTAACTTATGTTAATTCTGCATTTTAAAGTTTGAGATTAACTTAGTTGTCATATTTTTTGAACTGTGTTGTGATGTTGCATATTAGTTGTATTAATATGTTTCATATTCTACATTTTAACTTAACTTATGTTCATTCTGCATTGTAAAGTTTTGTAATCTGcattataatatttcattaaCTGCATTGTCCTTTTTATGAACTGCGTTATCATGTTTATTGAGTTGCGTTATCATGTTGTATATTAGTTGCACtaattgtttatcatattttaaccTTCTTGTGTTGAAATGCTCAgctaaaattttcattttatttcaataatgtTTAGTATTATATTTATCTCTTACAAATATCTCGTCAATTATATCTTATATTCATCTACTTTTCTATTTAAGAAAGTGTTTGAAGAACGAAGATCATAcatattacacattttttataatCTTCTCACAGAAGATCTTCAAGTATATaacataaacattataaattgagagtgttttcatatttttgaattgtttgttttattgaGATTGTAATTCTTGTTTACACAGGTTAATTATTTATCTCAATAATCCTCTTGAGACATGAACTAGTATTTAATTAATCTAGAACTAACctactttattttctttaggaGGGTTAATTATACTATTGGTCCAAAGTATGCTAAAATATCATACTACAGAGAATGCAGAGAATGCATTGAGTCACTATTATAGGTTTTTCTTAGAACTTCTTATAAAAAATGGTCTTTTTAGAAGTTAACCGCTGCAAAATTTATTGTTAATGTATtggaataaaatataatgaatttataCATATAGTGTGGTCATGTAAATATAAGATGAATTTGTGGTGATATTGATGATGTGTGTATGAATCAGGTGGATGTTGTAGTGTATCTGATGGATGCATATGACAAGGAAAGATTTGTATAGTCAAAGAATGAGCTGGATGCCCTGTTCTTGAACAATTCGTTGGAAAATGTTCCATTCTTGATTTTAGGGACAAGATTGTTATCCCTTATCCTCCTTCTGAGGATGAATTACATTACCATGTGGGTTTGAGTGAAGTGATAACttggaaggggaaggggaaatTGACATATTCAATTGTGCGTCCATTAGAGGTCTTTATGTGCAGCATTGTCCAGAAGATGGGTAATGAAAGACGAATTCAAGTGGGTCTCATAGTATATGAAATATAGTACACTTTAACATTAACAATTAATTCAcgtattatgtatataaataataataatttgtattattattattaaaactctaataatctaaaatatctatatatatctaatgaagtttaatttaaaaggttagatttatattttaaccatcatttataaaattaggtaatttctctttcataatttatttatcttaattattttctctctcctaatatatatatatatatatatataatattaattattttttttctctcatttaccatataaatatttaaaaaaatataaaaagaatttaaaaatatatgtatatatataatgttaaaatataggagttaatatataaagagaaatatatatatatatatatatatatatatatatatatatatatatatatatatatatatatatatatatatatatatatatatatatataatgttaaaatatcaaataaatatatatttatatgaaatcaattataaaatgtattatatatatagagagataaaatacccaaattaattatgaaagataaaaatttataaatatatatatatatatatatatatatatatatatatatatatatatatatatatatatatatatataagatgagagaaaataaaaaaaataataattagaaagtaaattttatatataaatgaggagtgataacataaaaaaaaattaattattagagaaaataagatgagagaaaataaaaaaaaaattaattaagaaggaAAATTATTATATAGGAGGAGTGATAACaagatacaaaattaattattatatatatatatatatatatatatatatatatatatatatatatatatatatatatatatatatatatatatatatatatatatatatatatatatatatatatatatatatatatatatgtgataagggagaaaataaaaacaaaaattaattagaaaatatattatatatataggagAGTGAAATACATATTAAGcgttatcatataaatatatattataaaaaaaaattaaagtaattaattagaagggagaaatatatatatttatataataataatgctaaaatatcaaataaatatatatttatataaaattaattataaaatagtaaaatttaagatccttcattttttttctattgattATCATTATTATCAGGTATGAAGATTACAAAACATTATAAGATTTTTAGTTTCATGTATTTGATTACATTTTAATACGTGACTTGATTTAACGTATTTAAtggtattataattatttttttcttctataatataatttcaCGTTTTCAATCTTTGTTACCTTAGTTAGTGAAGAATCAtacaaatatttacaccttATATATTGCTCTTATATGCTCACGgttctcatatttattttttgagtgttttggttttaaaatttctataaagatttttttagaaGAACTAAGTAAATTTGGCGagattaaaaaacttaaatatttgtgACAATTTTACAGATCAAATGGTAAAAGATTTTTACGtcaataatttttcttaattacagtttttttagatataattatataaaaaaacaacataATGCAAGTTTGTAACATCAATGCCCAAGCGAGGAAGAACatacaaaaaatttattaaataatttgagtgaatgcttgataattttgattgactttatataaacaatattaatatttttttattaatataattataaaaaaatatttataataatttatgagtaTGACCAACTTCTCATAAATGATAGACTTTCGTGAAGACATATGTAGTCAATGcggaagaatatatataatcagtGTGCGTATTATAACATTACGCATCTCGAAAATGTTgatagttaataaatttatattattttttactcttaaaaatcaaatcttttCATTACTAATATCGCAAAAGTTAACACAAAAGTATATCAACTGTCATTTAAAAACTcctaaaaattgaattaagggtaacaaatacatttttttccattattatttttaaaattatttatacacttTTTATGGCTTCATGACGAATTATCCTAAGAAATAATTGTGAAGATGATTTGTCCAAACTAAAAGTTGAGTcatctaataaaattttgtcattttaatttatatattaaattttttttattcgt
This is a stretch of genomic DNA from Impatiens glandulifera chromosome 4, dImpGla2.1, whole genome shotgun sequence. It encodes these proteins:
- the LOC124936556 gene encoding 3-dehydrosphinganine reductase TSC10A-like encodes the protein MEDALMLLSFSLILLLPLSLIFFLSLIVRPHSLKVPIKGRHVFITGGSSGIGLELAKRAAIEGARVSILARNQKKLEDAKDSIRLATGIDVSIFSADVRDLEAVMKAIDEAGPIDVLVCNQGSFVARELLNQDLEEVKFIIDVNLIGTFHLIKTVLPGMKARKDKRPTSIAIMSSQVGQVGIYGYSAYSASKFGLRGMAEALQQELIAYNIHITLIYPPDTDTPGLVEENKTRPVLTSMIAASSSAMESVEVAKISLDGIKSAKFNVFCNFEGWMLGVGCVGWSPQRSSIMAFVEVVFASILRLVGLCYQWSWYQTILKWHAQNINN